The Flavobacterium faecale genome has a segment encoding these proteins:
- the lpxB gene encoding lipid-A-disaccharide synthase, protein MKYYIIAGEASGDLHGSNLMKALYLEDPQADIRFWGGDLMQQVGGTLVKHYKELAFMGFVEVLFNLKTILGNIKVCKNDILAFKPDVIIFIDYPGFNMRIAQWAKPLGIKTHYYISPQIWAWKENRIKAIKRDVDKMFVILPFEKTFYEDKHHFPVEFVGHPLIDAIHNQKDEEATAFRKENNLSQKPIIALLPGSRQQEITKMLSGMLSIADDFPDYQFVIAGAPSQDFSFYKPFITKENIEFVSNKTYSLLRNASAALVTSGTATLETALFKVPEVVCYKGSWASYQIAKRIITLKYISLVNLIMDEEVVTELIQEEFNSKNIKRELTKILAPEHRKQLLKKYDLLEQKLGGLGASTKTAQLIVADLKTNKK, encoded by the coding sequence ATGAAATATTACATTATAGCCGGAGAAGCTTCGGGAGATTTACACGGTTCTAATTTAATGAAAGCACTTTACTTAGAAGATCCGCAAGCCGACATTCGGTTTTGGGGAGGTGACTTAATGCAGCAAGTTGGCGGCACTTTGGTCAAGCATTACAAAGAGCTTGCTTTTATGGGATTTGTGGAAGTCCTTTTTAACCTAAAAACCATTTTAGGCAATATAAAGGTCTGCAAAAACGACATTTTAGCCTTTAAACCCGATGTTATAATTTTTATTGATTATCCAGGTTTCAATATGCGTATTGCACAATGGGCAAAACCATTGGGCATCAAAACACATTATTACATTTCTCCTCAGATATGGGCATGGAAAGAAAATCGGATTAAAGCGATCAAGCGTGACGTTGACAAAATGTTTGTAATTTTACCTTTCGAAAAAACTTTTTATGAAGACAAACATCATTTTCCGGTAGAATTTGTTGGTCACCCACTAATTGACGCGATCCATAATCAGAAAGACGAGGAAGCGACTGCTTTTCGAAAAGAAAATAACTTATCTCAAAAACCAATTATAGCCTTGTTACCTGGAAGTAGGCAACAGGAAATCACCAAAATGCTGTCGGGTATGTTGAGTATTGCCGATGATTTTCCTGACTATCAATTTGTGATTGCTGGAGCGCCAAGTCAAGATTTCTCTTTTTACAAACCTTTTATTACCAAAGAAAATATTGAATTTGTATCGAACAAAACGTATAGCTTGCTTAGAAACGCTTCGGCAGCCCTAGTGACCTCTGGGACAGCAACGCTTGAAACAGCCTTATTCAAAGTGCCGGAAGTAGTTTGCTACAAAGGAAGTTGGGCCTCTTACCAAATTGCAAAACGTATTATCACTTTAAAATACATCTCGCTAGTGAACCTCATTATGGACGAAGAAGTGGTAACCGAATTAATTCAAGAAGAGTTTAATTCGAAAAATATAAAACGAGAATTGACCAAAATATTGGCTCCAGAGCACCGGAAACAACTCTTGAAAAAATATGATTTACTTGAGCAAAAACTAGGCGGACTAGGTGCAAGTACCAAAACGGCTCAACTAATCGTCGCAGATTTAAAAACAAATAAAAAATAG
- the surE gene encoding 5'/3'-nucleotidase SurE yields the protein MENQRPLILITNDDGVTAPGIRALIDVMSQIGEVVVVAPDKPQSAMGHAITINSTLYINKISKEGAEILEYSCSGTPVDCVKIAVNEVLKRKPDLCVSGINHGSNSSINVIYSGTMSAAVEAGIEGIPAIGFSLLDYNWDANFEEAKPFIKKITLEVLEKKLPKDVVLNVNLPKLKTNEIKGIKICRQAKAMWQERFDKRTSPFGKEYYWLTGEFVNEDKGEDTDEWALANGYISIVPVQFDLTAHHATQQLNTWDWNE from the coding sequence ATGGAAAACCAAAGACCTTTAATATTGATCACCAACGATGACGGAGTTACAGCTCCGGGAATTCGCGCTCTTATTGACGTTATGTCTCAAATTGGAGAGGTAGTTGTAGTTGCGCCAGACAAACCACAAAGTGCCATGGGTCATGCCATCACAATAAACAGCACTTTGTACATCAATAAAATATCCAAAGAAGGAGCAGAAATCTTGGAGTACAGTTGTTCTGGAACTCCTGTGGATTGTGTAAAAATTGCTGTCAACGAAGTCTTAAAACGCAAACCCGATTTGTGTGTTTCGGGTATTAACCACGGTTCAAATTCTTCTATAAATGTAATATATTCTGGAACTATGAGTGCCGCTGTTGAAGCAGGTATCGAAGGAATCCCAGCTATTGGTTTCTCCCTTTTGGATTACAATTGGGATGCGAATTTTGAAGAAGCTAAACCTTTTATCAAAAAAATAACCTTGGAGGTTTTAGAAAAAAAATTACCTAAAGATGTGGTTTTGAATGTCAATTTACCCAAATTAAAAACCAACGAAATCAAAGGAATTAAGATTTGTCGTCAAGCGAAAGCCATGTGGCAGGAACGTTTTGACAAGAGAACTTCTCCTTTTGGGAAAGAATATTATTGGCTAACGGGTGAATTTGTAAATGAAGACAAAGGAGAAGATACCGATGAATGGGCACTTGCAAATGGGTACATCTCTATCGTACCTGTGCAATTTGACCTGACCGCTCATCACGCCACGCAACAACTTAACACTTGGGATTGGAATGAATAA
- a CDS encoding carboxy terminal-processing peptidase: protein MNAIINFMKRHYKILLTIVVASIALLAFNSKSKNDSDPDKDKLLLELLTFVIEKGHYSPTPIDDNFSKGVYKDYIQALDPSKRFFLQSDIDEFSKYETEIDNEILDKDLTFFNLTYDRLVERMNESKKIYQGILDKPFDFNVDESFNTDYEKAPYAKNREELTEKWRKQIKLSALSSLTDRLKLQENKEKGIIEEKVSDDTGDAEEAVEKAPIAIEKKGAKLDEKPKTFTELEKETRDSAKKSLDEYFGFMSDLDKNDWFSVFINSITSRFDPHTNYFAPEEKERFDVSMSGKLEGIGARLQKKNDFTEISELISGGPAWRGKKLEAGDVVMKVAQGSEVPVDVVGMRLDDVVKKIKGPKGTEVRLTVKKVDGTIAVISIIRDIVEIEETYVKSSIVNKNGLKYGVIYLPKFYIDFEDKNGRDAGKDIALEVERLKKANVDGIVLDVRDDGGGSLSTVVDIAGLFISEGPIVQIKSAGRKKEVLFDRDKKIEWDGPLVIMVNSFSASASEILAAAIQDYKRGVIIGSKQTYGKGTVQNVIDLNQFVRNNAVGDLGALKTTTQKFYRINGGSTQLEGVSSDVVMPDRYSYLKMGERDVENAMPWDKIDAAEYTVWNKNTNFAKAITNSKGRIAGNQYFKLIEENAKWIDSRSQDNDYSLNLEKFKLAQNAIEEKAKKYKPISKYKNNLTFTSLPYEVEETNKDGVLKEKRARWHEALSKDIYVEEALNVLDDLQLKPVSKSVVTAKKDKLAKS, encoded by the coding sequence ATGAATGCTATAATTAACTTTATGAAAAGACATTATAAAATATTACTTACAATTGTGGTTGCTTCGATCGCATTGTTAGCCTTCAATAGCAAATCAAAAAACGATTCGGACCCAGATAAAGACAAGCTTCTTTTAGAGTTGTTAACGTTTGTAATTGAAAAAGGGCATTACAGTCCAACACCTATTGATGACAATTTCTCTAAAGGAGTTTACAAAGATTATATTCAGGCTTTAGACCCTTCAAAGCGATTCTTTTTGCAATCAGATATTGACGAGTTTTCAAAGTATGAAACAGAAATCGATAATGAAATTCTTGATAAAGATTTGACATTTTTCAACTTGACTTACGATCGTTTGGTTGAGAGAATGAATGAAAGCAAAAAAATCTACCAAGGTATTCTTGATAAACCATTTGATTTTAATGTTGACGAAAGTTTTAATACCGATTACGAAAAAGCGCCTTACGCTAAAAACAGAGAGGAATTAACTGAAAAATGGCGTAAACAAATAAAATTATCTGCTTTGTCGTCTTTGACCGATCGATTGAAACTGCAAGAAAACAAAGAGAAAGGTATTATTGAAGAGAAAGTATCTGATGATACAGGTGATGCTGAAGAGGCAGTTGAGAAAGCACCAATAGCTATTGAGAAAAAAGGTGCTAAGCTAGACGAAAAACCTAAAACCTTTACTGAGTTAGAAAAAGAAACTCGTGATAGTGCAAAAAAATCGCTTGATGAGTATTTTGGTTTTATGAGTGACTTGGATAAAAATGATTGGTTTTCTGTTTTCATAAATTCAATTACCTCTCGTTTTGACCCACATACAAACTATTTTGCTCCTGAAGAAAAAGAGCGTTTTGATGTAAGCATGAGTGGAAAACTAGAAGGTATTGGAGCTCGCTTGCAAAAGAAAAATGATTTTACTGAAATCTCAGAATTAATTTCAGGCGGTCCAGCTTGGAGAGGTAAAAAACTAGAAGCAGGAGATGTAGTCATGAAAGTGGCACAAGGAAGCGAAGTACCAGTTGATGTAGTTGGAATGCGTCTTGACGATGTTGTTAAAAAAATTAAAGGACCAAAAGGTACTGAAGTTCGTTTGACAGTTAAAAAAGTAGATGGTACAATTGCTGTGATTTCGATTATAAGAGATATCGTCGAAATAGAAGAAACGTATGTAAAATCAAGTATCGTTAACAAAAACGGACTTAAATACGGTGTGATTTATTTGCCAAAGTTTTATATTGATTTTGAAGATAAAAACGGTAGAGATGCAGGTAAAGATATTGCTCTTGAAGTAGAACGCTTGAAAAAAGCAAATGTTGACGGAATCGTGCTTGATGTGCGTGATGATGGTGGTGGGTCACTATCTACAGTAGTTGATATCGCTGGATTATTTATTAGCGAAGGACCAATTGTTCAAATTAAATCGGCAGGTCGTAAAAAAGAAGTTCTTTTTGATAGAGATAAAAAGATAGAGTGGGATGGACCTTTAGTGATTATGGTAAATAGCTTTTCGGCCTCAGCATCTGAGATTTTGGCTGCAGCTATTCAAGATTACAAAAGAGGTGTCATCATTGGTAGTAAACAAACTTACGGAAAAGGTACAGTTCAAAATGTGATTGATCTTAATCAGTTTGTACGTAACAATGCTGTAGGGGATTTAGGAGCACTTAAAACCACTACACAAAAGTTTTATAGAATCAATGGTGGTTCTACACAACTTGAAGGTGTAAGCAGTGATGTAGTGATGCCAGACCGGTATTCGTATTTGAAAATGGGAGAGCGTGATGTAGAAAACGCTATGCCATGGGATAAAATTGATGCAGCAGAATATACGGTTTGGAATAAAAATACAAACTTTGCTAAAGCTATTACCAACAGTAAAGGTCGTATTGCTGGCAATCAATATTTCAAGTTGATTGAAGAAAATGCAAAATGGATTGATAGCCGTAGTCAAGATAACGACTATAGTTTGAACTTAGAAAAGTTCAAATTGGCACAGAATGCTATTGAAGAAAAAGCTAAGAAATACAAGCCAATTTCAAAATACAAAAACAACCTAACTTTTACTTCATTACCGTATGAGGTAGAAGAAACGAATAAAGATGGTGTTTTGAAAGAAAAGAGAGCAAGATGGCATGAAGCATTGTCTAAAGATATTTATGTTGAAGAAGCATTGAATGTATTGGACGATTTGCAATTGAAGCCAGTCTCGAAGTCAGTAGTGACAGCAAAAAAAGATAAATTAGCAAAATCATAA
- a CDS encoding DNA/RNA non-specific endonuclease, which translates to MGNTQKTTFAPTLQKVNLIFWSVLSLMSIASCKSDSKATPIGNFEQNSGSVENELGRETETAKAKEWTYYLPTSTTNQIVKHSYYVLSYNEKVEQAEWVAYELKREYVENNDFKRPYFIEDPKVKTRSADWRNYKNSGYDKGHLCPAGDMEFNLDAYNDTFYTSNISPQNHEFNGGIWNRLEQKVRYWAEKENGIIVITGGILKGTSKTIGSQKVVVPDYFYKIIFENEAGKQKMIAFLMPNEKSNKALYEYVVSVDKIEALTGIDFFPKLEDKAENALEKNTDSKLWLSN; encoded by the coding sequence ATGGGTAACACACAAAAAACAACATTCGCTCCAACGCTCCAGAAAGTCAATTTGATTTTCTGGAGCGTTTTGAGTTTAATGTCAATAGCATCATGTAAATCAGATTCTAAAGCTACACCAATTGGAAATTTCGAGCAAAATTCTGGTTCAGTAGAAAATGAGTTAGGTAGGGAGACTGAAACAGCAAAAGCTAAAGAGTGGACCTATTATTTGCCAACTTCGACTACCAACCAAATAGTGAAGCATTCCTATTACGTGTTATCGTACAATGAAAAGGTCGAACAAGCCGAATGGGTTGCCTACGAGCTGAAAAGAGAGTATGTAGAAAACAATGATTTTAAAAGACCTTATTTTATAGAAGATCCTAAAGTTAAAACACGATCAGCCGATTGGCGCAATTATAAAAATTCTGGTTACGACAAAGGGCATCTTTGCCCTGCGGGCGATATGGAGTTCAATTTGGACGCGTACAACGATACTTTTTATACTTCGAATATATCACCTCAAAATCATGAATTCAATGGGGGAATATGGAATAGATTGGAGCAAAAGGTGCGCTATTGGGCTGAAAAAGAAAATGGAATTATCGTTATCACCGGTGGAATTTTAAAGGGTACTTCAAAAACAATTGGAAGCCAAAAAGTAGTTGTTCCAGATTATTTTTATAAAATTATTTTCGAAAATGAAGCTGGTAAGCAAAAGATGATTGCTTTTTTGATGCCGAACGAAAAGAGTAATAAAGCTTTGTATGAATATGTAGTTTCAGTGGATAAAATAGAAGCGTTGACGGGAATTGATTTTTTTCCGAAACTAGAAGATAAAGCTGAAAATGCGCTAGAGAAAAATACAGATTCTAAACTATGGCTTTCTAATTAA
- the rodA gene encoding rod shape-determining protein RodA produces MKNQSIKKNLDWSCVIIYSALVLMGWLNIYSSSYSSPDNTYQKQLIFIVLTIPLIFIILAIDGKMYEKYASVIFGISLLSLLGLFVAGKTIAGQRCWYAIGSFTIQPSEFAKAATSLAIAKYLSDSQINLKDVNRQVQALAIVFLPVMLILPQPDPGSALIYSIFFVVLYREGLPSWYVLTGAVAILLFVLTLVIEPQYVILLSLIAIVALYFKSRLGDRNIVLSSIIFVIISAFVLSVSYVFENVFKQHHRDRFNILLGKTVDLKGIGYNTNQSEIAIGSGGWIGKGFLEGTQTKGGFVPEQHTDYIFTTVGEEWGFLGSLMVIGLFVALLLRVIYLAERQKTKFSRVYGYCVAGILFTHFFVNIAMVVGIFPTIGVPLPFFSYGGSGLWGFTILLFIFLKMDANKVNEW; encoded by the coding sequence ATGAAAAATCAAAGTATAAAGAAAAATCTCGATTGGAGCTGTGTTATCATCTATAGTGCGTTAGTACTTATGGGATGGCTCAACATCTACTCATCTTCTTATTCGTCACCTGATAATACCTATCAAAAACAATTGATTTTTATTGTTTTGACTATTCCTTTAATTTTTATCATCTTGGCCATCGACGGAAAGATGTATGAAAAATATGCTAGTGTCATTTTTGGGATTTCTTTGCTGTCCCTTTTGGGCTTATTTGTAGCCGGAAAAACAATCGCCGGACAAAGATGTTGGTATGCTATTGGAAGTTTCACTATACAACCTTCAGAGTTTGCCAAAGCAGCTACCTCGCTCGCTATTGCAAAGTACCTGAGTGATTCTCAAATTAATTTGAAAGATGTAAACAGGCAAGTTCAGGCGCTCGCGATTGTGTTCCTGCCCGTAATGCTTATTTTACCACAGCCCGATCCAGGAAGCGCATTAATTTACAGCATTTTCTTTGTTGTATTGTATCGTGAAGGATTGCCATCTTGGTATGTTTTAACGGGTGCTGTAGCCATTTTGCTTTTTGTTCTGACCTTGGTTATTGAGCCTCAATATGTTATTTTATTGTCGTTAATTGCGATTGTGGCTTTGTATTTCAAATCGCGATTAGGAGATCGAAATATCGTCTTGAGCAGTATTATATTTGTAATAATTTCTGCGTTTGTCTTATCGGTAAGCTATGTATTCGAAAATGTATTTAAACAGCACCATCGTGACCGTTTCAATATCTTATTGGGTAAAACTGTCGATTTAAAGGGAATTGGATACAATACCAATCAATCTGAAATCGCTATTGGATCAGGTGGATGGATTGGAAAAGGATTCTTGGAAGGAACTCAAACCAAAGGAGGTTTTGTACCAGAACAACATACCGATTACATTTTTACAACAGTAGGTGAAGAGTGGGGCTTTTTAGGGTCACTTATGGTTATTGGATTGTTTGTTGCTTTACTTTTGAGGGTTATTTATTTAGCCGAAAGGCAAAAAACAAAATTCAGTAGAGTTTATGGCTATTGCGTAGCAGGAATATTGTTTACTCACTTTTTTGTAAACATAGCGATGGTTGTGGGGATATTTCCAACAATTGGAGTACCGCTTCCGTTCTTTTCATATGGAGGATCTGGACTTTGGGGCTTTACCATTTTATTGTTTATTTTCTTAAAAATGGATGCCAACAAAGTAAACGAATGGTAA
- the mrdA gene encoding penicillin-binding protein 2: protein MRKLLLPTLIIIAASLLLIRIFYLQVINDTFKLKSENNAIKIQYDYPERGYIFDRNGKLLVSNQASYDIMVIPREIKNIDTLEFCGLLNIEKEDFIKRVAKAKVYSPRLPSVFLSQLNKSEFAAFQEKIRKFEGFYFQKRSLRDYDVDFGANIFGFITQVNERLIAKNPYYNSGDLIGKQGVEESYEEILRGIKGVKYIQKDKYNRQIGSYKEGKYDTIAVQGEDINLTIDAEIQRYGEQLMVNKRGGIVAIEPRTGEILALVTAPSYDPSILVGRQRSKNYTLLYYDSIAKPLYDRGLLAEYPPGSPFKILTGLVALQEGVIDEQTTFVCHHGFSYARGRFMACHGYGPHQLNNGIYNSCNTYFASAYMKTINKYPKPADAVDVWANHLKSFGLGDFMGYDLPTGKRGNVPDSKTYKKIYPNGGWRSTTIVSNAIGQGEVLMTPIQLSNMIATVANEGYYYTPHIIKKIKGGTIDKKFTTKHVTSIDKKYFKPVIQGLFDVYNYGTASSLRVQGIDICGKTGTAENFAKIGGKRVQLKDHSIFVAFAPKDNPKIAIAIMVENGGYGATIAGPIASLMIEKYLRKKITRVDLEKRVLGISLRDQYAKLGGMEAAAAIESSPKDSLAIVKKETTKVKVDTTKKIN from the coding sequence ATGAGAAAACTATTGCTGCCTACATTAATTATCATTGCAGCATCATTGCTACTAATCCGCATATTTTATTTGCAAGTAATCAACGATACTTTCAAACTAAAATCGGAGAATAATGCAATAAAAATTCAATATGACTATCCTGAAAGAGGCTACATCTTTGACAGAAACGGCAAGCTACTAGTTTCTAACCAAGCGTCTTATGACATCATGGTTATCCCGAGAGAGATTAAGAACATCGATACCCTTGAATTTTGCGGTTTATTAAATATCGAAAAAGAAGACTTTATAAAAAGAGTTGCAAAAGCAAAAGTATACAGCCCTAGACTACCCTCTGTATTTCTATCACAATTGAATAAAAGTGAATTTGCTGCTTTTCAAGAAAAAATCAGAAAATTTGAAGGTTTCTATTTCCAAAAACGTTCTCTGAGAGATTACGATGTTGATTTTGGAGCCAATATTTTTGGATTCATCACCCAAGTAAATGAACGATTGATTGCCAAAAACCCCTACTACAACAGTGGTGATTTGATTGGTAAACAAGGAGTTGAAGAAAGTTACGAAGAAATTTTACGCGGTATTAAAGGTGTGAAATACATTCAAAAAGACAAATACAACAGACAAATTGGATCGTACAAAGAAGGTAAATACGATACCATTGCTGTACAAGGTGAAGACATTAATCTAACTATTGATGCTGAAATTCAGCGATATGGAGAACAATTGATGGTTAACAAACGCGGTGGAATCGTTGCTATTGAACCTAGAACGGGAGAGATTTTGGCTTTGGTAACCGCTCCGTCATACGACCCGTCTATTTTGGTAGGCCGCCAAAGATCTAAAAATTATACATTATTGTATTACGATTCGATTGCAAAACCACTCTACGATAGAGGTTTACTAGCCGAATACCCTCCTGGATCTCCATTCAAAATTTTGACAGGACTTGTTGCTTTGCAGGAAGGGGTAATTGACGAACAAACAACTTTTGTATGTCATCATGGTTTTAGTTATGCTAGAGGCCGTTTTATGGCTTGCCATGGTTATGGACCTCATCAATTAAACAATGGTATTTACAATTCTTGTAATACGTATTTTGCTTCTGCCTACATGAAGACTATTAACAAATATCCTAAACCTGCAGATGCAGTTGATGTTTGGGCCAATCACCTAAAAAGTTTTGGTCTAGGAGATTTTATGGGCTATGATTTGCCAACAGGTAAAAGAGGAAATGTTCCCGACTCTAAAACTTATAAAAAAATATATCCAAATGGTGGTTGGAGAAGTACAACAATTGTATCCAATGCCATTGGTCAAGGAGAAGTGTTGATGACACCGATACAATTATCAAACATGATTGCTACCGTTGCAAACGAAGGATATTACTACACCCCTCATATCATCAAGAAAATCAAAGGTGGTACCATCGACAAAAAATTTACCACCAAACATGTCACTTCTATTGACAAAAAATATTTTAAGCCTGTAATTCAAGGATTGTTTGATGTTTACAACTACGGTACTGCAAGCTCGTTACGCGTGCAAGGAATCGATATTTGTGGTAAAACAGGAACTGCAGAGAACTTTGCTAAAATTGGTGGTAAGAGAGTACAATTGAAAGATCACTCTATATTTGTAGCCTTCGCACCAAAAGACAATCCCAAAATTGCTATTGCGATCATGGTCGAAAATGGTGGATATGGAGCAACAATTGCAGGTCCAATCGCTAGTTTAATGATCGAAAAATATTTGAGAAAAAAAATCACACGAGTCGATCTAGAAAAAAGAGTATTAGGGATCAGTTTACGTGATCAATATGCCAAATTAGGCGGTATGGAAGCAGCTGCTGCTATTGAATCTTCACCAAAAGATTCTTTGGCGATTGTAAAAAAAGAAACCACTAAAGTGAAAGTGGATACGACCAAAAAAATTAATTAG
- a CDS encoding rod shape-determining protein MreD, with translation MNSSLLVNIFRFILLLAVQIVIFNNMTFLGFIMPLPYILFIILYPVNGNKSGLLLASFLLGLTMDLFSNSGGIHATACIVLAYLRPYIFKFSFGVSYEYQTIKINDSLTPERFSFILLAVLIHHITLFILEAFQVNFILDILLRTLLSSIFTILSCIIIIYLIKPVKR, from the coding sequence ATGAATAGCTCTTTGTTAGTCAATATTTTTCGGTTTATATTATTGTTAGCCGTTCAAATTGTTATATTCAATAATATGACATTTTTGGGCTTCATCATGCCATTGCCTTATATCTTATTCATTATCCTTTATCCAGTAAACGGAAATAAATCAGGACTACTACTAGCTAGTTTTTTACTAGGATTGACAATGGACCTTTTTTCAAATTCTGGGGGTATCCATGCAACTGCGTGTATTGTCCTTGCCTATTTGAGACCTTATATTTTTAAATTTTCGTTTGGTGTCAGTTATGAATACCAAACAATCAAAATAAATGATTCACTCACACCCGAACGGTTTTCTTTTATATTATTAGCAGTATTAATCCATCATATTACACTGTTTATCTTAGAAGCCTTTCAAGTGAATTTTATTTTAGACATATTATTACGAACTTTACTGAGTTCAATATTCACAATACTAAGTTGTATTATTATAATTTACCTTATTAAGCCAGTCAAACGATGA
- the mreC gene encoding rod shape-determining protein MreC, with product MQQIFNFIFKNSNRLLFLLLICISLSLTIQSHSYHKSRIISSANFVTGGVYEKINNVSEYLNLQTQNEALALENARLKSILFKTKDTTEIKKIEDLKGVAPDDILVSKVIHNSYNVHENFITINSGSLKGVETDMGVINNLGIVGIVDKTSPNYATVISVLNTKSQINAKVKKSSHFGSLIWNGKSTGFVQLIDVPRLASVRKGDTIVTGGQSVIFPENINIGTIDKIYIDNQTNYYTLNVKLFNDMTNLGHVYIIKSKNREELNTLENQNKKDE from the coding sequence ATGCAGCAAATTTTCAATTTTATATTCAAAAACAGTAATAGACTACTGTTTTTGCTGTTAATATGCATTTCGTTATCGCTTACTATTCAATCACACTCGTACCACAAGAGTAGAATCATCAGTTCTGCTAATTTTGTTACCGGAGGTGTTTATGAAAAGATCAACAATGTAAGTGAATATTTGAATCTACAAACTCAAAATGAGGCTTTAGCACTTGAGAACGCACGACTCAAAAGTATCTTATTCAAAACTAAAGATACTACTGAAATTAAGAAAATCGAAGACTTAAAAGGTGTTGCACCTGATGATATCTTAGTTTCGAAAGTAATCCACAATTCATACAACGTTCATGAGAATTTTATAACAATAAATTCGGGTTCACTTAAAGGTGTTGAAACCGATATGGGTGTTATCAATAATTTGGGGATTGTAGGTATTGTAGACAAAACGTCTCCAAACTACGCTACTGTAATCAGTGTTTTGAATACAAAATCTCAAATAAATGCAAAAGTTAAAAAATCAAGTCACTTTGGTTCTTTAATTTGGAACGGAAAAAGTACTGGTTTTGTACAACTTATTGATGTACCTCGTTTGGCTTCTGTTCGAAAAGGAGATACAATTGTAACCGGTGGTCAATCTGTTATTTTTCCTGAGAACATCAATATTGGAACCATTGACAAAATTTACATTGACAATCAAACCAACTATTACACCTTGAACGTTAAACTTTTTAATGACATGACCAATTTAGGTCACGTTTATATTATTAAAAGCAAAAACCGAGAGGAACTTAATACTCTAGAAAACCAAAACAAAAAAGATGAATAG
- a CDS encoding rod shape-determining protein: MGFFDFMTEDIAIDLGTANTLIIHNDKVVIDSPSIVARDRISGKIIAVGKEANLMQGKTHENIKTIRPLKDGVIADFDASEKMISMFIRSIPALKKKMFTPALRMVVCIPSGITEVEMRAVKESCERVNGKEVYLIHEPMAAAIGIGIDIMQPKGNMIVDIGGGTTEIAVIALGGIVCDKSVKIAGDVFTNDIVYYMRTQHNLFVGESTAEKIKIQIGAAIEDLETPPEDMSVQGRDLLTGKPKQVEVSYREIAKALDKSIQRIEDAVMETLSQTPPELAADIYNTGIYLAGGGSMLRGLDKRISQKTDLPVYIAEDPLRAVVRGTGMALKNIGKFKSILIK, from the coding sequence ATGGGATTTTTTGATTTCATGACCGAGGATATTGCGATAGATCTTGGTACCGCTAATACTTTAATCATCCATAATGACAAAGTCGTTATTGATAGTCCATCTATAGTTGCCCGCGACAGAATTTCTGGCAAAATAATTGCTGTAGGAAAAGAAGCGAATTTAATGCAAGGTAAGACGCATGAAAATATCAAAACAATTCGTCCATTGAAAGATGGTGTAATTGCAGATTTTGATGCATCAGAAAAAATGATTAGCATGTTCATTCGAAGCATTCCTGCTTTGAAGAAAAAAATGTTCACACCAGCTTTGCGCATGGTGGTATGTATCCCTTCTGGAATTACAGAGGTGGAAATGAGAGCGGTAAAAGAATCATGTGAGCGTGTAAACGGTAAAGAAGTTTACCTAATTCACGAACCTATGGCTGCAGCAATTGGTATCGGTATCGATATTATGCAACCAAAAGGTAACATGATTGTAGATATAGGTGGTGGTACTACTGAAATTGCAGTTATTGCCCTAGGTGGTATTGTTTGTGATAAATCTGTAAAAATTGCAGGTGATGTTTTCACAAATGACATCGTATATTACATGCGTACACAACATAACCTTTTTGTAGGCGAAAGTACTGCTGAAAAAATAAAAATCCAAATTGGAGCTGCGATTGAAGATCTAGAAACGCCTCCTGAAGATATGTCTGTACAAGGTAGAGATTTGCTTACTGGGAAACCAAAACAAGTTGAAGTATCGTACAGAGAGATTGCAAAAGCGTTAGACAAATCTATTCAAAGAATTGAAGATGCTGTTATGGAAACATTGTCTCAGACTCCTCCAGAATTGGCTGCAGATATTTACAACACAGGTATTTACTTAGCTGGTGGTGGATCGATGTTAAGAGGTTTGGACAAACGTATTTCTCAAAAAACAGATTTACCAGTTTATATTGCCGAAGATCCATTAAGAGCTGTTGTTCGTGGAACAGGAATGGCACTAAAAAACATTGGTAAATTCAAAAGTATCTTAATTAAGTAA